A region from the Chitinophaga sp. Cy-1792 genome encodes:
- a CDS encoding DUF3320 domain-containing protein, which translates to MTGSILARLEASRKELLDLGLRNPLLNYKLPTGKGLHIVQEQSAAIYNLLVKEGKSMTFSGRTAKELAQQELPQEPVMTEAAAVALKDGYTDTKLQTNENNATLQHKLLNTYYAARTNLEEQGVNILYISLGMLQWYESESSQEARLAPLILIPVSLDRSNVGERFRLKYTLEEVGENISLQAKMKTDFGISIPDLPDTEDVDINDYLQRIAAAVADFDRWEVITDAVELGFFSFGKFMIYNDLEANNWPEGQSPEEHPVISSLFGNGFRHEHADISEDSFIDTETTANNLFQVVDADSSQILAMLAVQEGRNLVIQGPPGTGKSQTITNIIADAIGRGKKVLFVAEKLAALEVVKRRLDNIYLGEACLELHSHKANKKTLHQELKKVLELGKPTAGKLQTELELLEKTRAELNDYCMAINTPVQNSGYTPQQVIGNLLQLKEQIREADLPRIAIPDIKNWDMSVANKAVALSERIQACLNEIGIPAASPFYGSQLQSLLPHEQERVRDILQKSIAVVQVLVQAACEVAGHLQLAVPESAAAVTDLADICQVIAAQPDIKGMNAANSGWLHQETAIHELLETGQAAVALQQSYQEILIPEAWEQDMLEVREDLLANGEKWYKFLIGSYRRSKKKLAALCKQGLPDDNTVRLQYVDDIMAFRRLEASVKESTSLAESLFGSRWEKLKSNWGLLEKGTAYLTDVHKRINAGTLHKAVLDCLSRQADPVLAGKDENMLRQKLQQAVYQLHELLQVLAMPAGLMVKTFEQQLIQLNTWLEKLPEIKYLISWNNITVTAKQENLDCLINSSLEWPEAGKWLKTALLRSWYEHLIGEAVRTQPGLRRFSRSSHEELIKQFQRLDMLQLQYNRVRAALHHWEQMPKADAGGQVNILKTEFNKKARHMPIRKLMQAAGWAIQAIKPVFMMSPMSIANFLPPDAVDFDLVIFDEASQVRPVDALGAILRGKQLVVVGDTRQLPPTSFFDTLNTDTDDEENVTADMQSILGLCDAQGAPQRMLRWHYRSRHESLITLSNHEFYDNKLVIFPGPGTKDKAGLVYHHLPETYYDRGKTRTNPKEAERVADAVIEHARTCPQQSLGVVAFSTSQRQAISDAIELKRKQHPELEGFFNSHHDEPFFIKNLENVQGDERDVIYISIGYGRTEEGYVAMSFGPLNNEGGERRLNVLITRAKFRCEVFTNITADDIDLNRTQSFGIKALKNFLYFAQYGRLNYAEETTKPADSPFEENVAAMLTARGHTVRKQVGAKGFYIDLAIVDPAYPGRYLLGIECDGAAYHSARSARDRDRLRQQVLENMGWRIHRIWSTDWFHHPEAELARLEQAIEEAKQARVSADKEAEIVQQDLEMEREAVVATAEETPLYKMATLPEEIKEQELHQTPIGLLCSWIQQVVEVESPVHFDEVARRMVEAAGVTRVGPRIREVLRHAVRHADAGKRIKIKGQFLWHIDLPAPLVRDRSELPASARKVNYISVEEVGVALEKVVRNAVAIQPEATVPFIARMFGFSRMTEEMKADMLKAVVANIDSQVVQQEGEFLKI; encoded by the coding sequence ATGACCGGAAGTATATTAGCCAGGCTCGAAGCTTCCCGTAAAGAATTACTGGATCTGGGCCTCAGAAATCCTTTGTTGAATTACAAGTTACCCACTGGTAAAGGATTGCACATTGTGCAGGAGCAGTCCGCTGCCATCTACAATCTGCTCGTGAAAGAAGGTAAGAGTATGACCTTCAGCGGCAGAACAGCTAAGGAATTAGCACAACAGGAACTCCCACAGGAGCCGGTAATGACCGAAGCTGCTGCGGTGGCCCTGAAAGATGGTTATACCGACACCAAGCTTCAAACCAACGAAAATAATGCGACACTACAGCATAAGCTGCTGAATACCTACTATGCCGCAAGAACGAACCTGGAAGAACAAGGGGTGAATATCCTCTATATCTCCCTGGGCATGCTGCAATGGTATGAAAGTGAAAGCAGCCAGGAAGCAAGACTGGCGCCACTGATCCTCATCCCGGTGTCGCTGGATCGCAGCAACGTCGGGGAAAGATTCAGGCTCAAATACACCCTGGAAGAAGTTGGCGAAAATATCTCTCTTCAGGCTAAAATGAAGACAGACTTCGGCATCAGCATTCCAGACCTGCCCGATACGGAAGATGTGGATATTAACGACTACCTGCAACGTATAGCCGCTGCAGTAGCTGATTTTGATAGATGGGAAGTGATTACTGATGCGGTGGAGCTGGGATTTTTCTCCTTTGGGAAATTCATGATCTATAATGATCTGGAAGCCAATAACTGGCCGGAAGGGCAGTCCCCTGAAGAACATCCTGTGATCAGCAGCCTGTTTGGCAACGGATTCAGACACGAACATGCTGATATATCAGAGGACAGCTTCATCGATACTGAAACTACAGCGAATAACCTGTTCCAGGTGGTAGATGCAGACAGTTCTCAGATCCTTGCCATGCTGGCGGTGCAGGAAGGCCGAAACCTGGTAATACAGGGGCCTCCGGGTACAGGTAAATCCCAGACGATTACCAACATTATCGCAGATGCTATCGGCAGAGGAAAAAAAGTACTCTTTGTTGCCGAAAAGCTGGCGGCGCTGGAAGTAGTAAAACGCAGACTGGATAACATATATCTAGGGGAAGCCTGTCTTGAACTACATAGCCATAAAGCCAATAAGAAAACCCTGCACCAGGAACTGAAGAAAGTATTGGAACTGGGCAAACCTACTGCTGGTAAATTGCAGACGGAACTGGAGCTCCTGGAGAAAACGAGGGCAGAGCTGAATGATTACTGTATGGCTATCAATACCCCTGTGCAGAACAGCGGGTATACACCCCAACAGGTTATCGGTAATCTCCTGCAACTAAAAGAGCAGATCAGGGAAGCTGACCTTCCTCGTATAGCCATTCCCGATATAAAAAACTGGGATATGTCGGTTGCCAATAAGGCAGTCGCACTGTCTGAACGCATACAGGCATGTCTCAACGAAATTGGTATCCCTGCAGCCTCTCCATTTTATGGGTCACAGCTACAGAGTTTGCTTCCGCATGAACAGGAGCGCGTAAGAGATATTTTACAAAAAAGCATAGCGGTCGTTCAGGTGCTGGTACAAGCTGCCTGTGAGGTAGCCGGACATCTGCAACTGGCTGTTCCGGAAAGCGCTGCCGCAGTTACTGACCTCGCAGATATTTGCCAGGTCATTGCAGCACAACCTGATATTAAAGGCATGAACGCCGCTAATTCCGGGTGGCTCCATCAGGAAACAGCCATCCATGAATTATTGGAGACCGGGCAGGCTGCTGTTGCATTACAGCAGTCGTACCAGGAGATCCTGATTCCTGAAGCCTGGGAGCAGGACATGCTGGAAGTAAGGGAAGATTTGCTGGCCAATGGCGAAAAGTGGTATAAATTCCTTATCGGAAGCTATCGCCGTAGCAAAAAGAAACTAGCAGCCCTTTGCAAACAGGGGCTACCCGATGATAATACCGTCAGGCTCCAATACGTTGATGATATCATGGCTTTTCGCCGCCTGGAAGCAAGTGTGAAAGAAAGTACATCATTGGCAGAATCACTGTTTGGCAGCCGTTGGGAAAAACTTAAATCCAACTGGGGACTACTGGAGAAAGGGACCGCCTATCTAACGGATGTGCATAAACGAATCAATGCAGGCACATTGCATAAAGCAGTGCTGGACTGCCTCTCCCGCCAGGCAGACCCTGTTCTTGCCGGAAAGGATGAAAATATGCTCCGTCAAAAGCTGCAACAGGCTGTTTATCAGCTGCATGAACTGCTACAGGTGTTAGCCATGCCGGCAGGACTGATGGTTAAAACATTTGAGCAACAGCTTATACAATTAAATACCTGGCTGGAAAAACTGCCGGAAATCAAATACCTTATCTCCTGGAATAATATAACAGTAACGGCTAAACAGGAAAATCTGGATTGTCTCATCAATTCCTCCCTGGAATGGCCCGAAGCCGGAAAATGGCTGAAGACGGCCTTGCTGCGCAGCTGGTACGAACACCTGATAGGTGAAGCTGTCAGAACACAACCTGGGCTGCGTCGCTTCAGCAGGTCTTCCCACGAAGAACTGATAAAACAATTCCAGCGCCTGGATATGCTGCAACTGCAATATAACAGAGTGCGCGCCGCCCTTCACCATTGGGAGCAAATGCCCAAGGCAGATGCCGGCGGGCAGGTAAACATCCTCAAAACAGAATTCAACAAAAAAGCCAGGCATATGCCTATCCGCAAGCTGATGCAGGCGGCAGGCTGGGCTATACAGGCTATCAAACCTGTATTTATGATGAGCCCGATGTCTATTGCTAATTTCTTACCGCCAGACGCCGTAGATTTTGACCTCGTTATCTTCGATGAGGCCAGCCAGGTACGCCCTGTGGATGCACTGGGCGCCATACTGCGTGGTAAACAGCTGGTAGTGGTTGGTGATACCAGGCAGTTGCCACCAACGAGCTTCTTCGATACGCTCAATACAGACACCGATGATGAAGAGAACGTAACTGCAGACATGCAAAGCATTCTGGGCCTCTGTGATGCCCAGGGAGCTCCGCAACGTATGCTCCGCTGGCATTACAGAAGTCGCCACGAATCACTGATCACGTTGTCCAACCACGAATTCTACGATAATAAACTGGTGATATTCCCGGGGCCAGGTACAAAAGATAAAGCCGGACTCGTATACCATCATCTTCCTGAAACATACTACGACAGAGGAAAAACCCGTACCAACCCGAAAGAGGCGGAGCGTGTAGCCGATGCTGTTATAGAACATGCCAGAACCTGTCCGCAGCAGAGTTTAGGTGTGGTGGCTTTCAGTACCTCGCAGCGCCAGGCTATCAGTGATGCTATAGAGCTTAAAAGAAAACAGCACCCTGAACTGGAAGGTTTTTTTAACAGTCACCATGATGAGCCATTCTTCATCAAAAACCTTGAAAATGTACAGGGGGATGAGCGGGATGTTATTTACATTTCCATCGGCTATGGCCGTACGGAAGAAGGTTATGTAGCCATGTCCTTCGGACCACTGAACAATGAAGGCGGAGAACGACGACTCAACGTATTGATTACCCGCGCCAAATTCCGCTGTGAAGTATTTACCAATATTACTGCTGATGATATTGACCTGAACAGAACGCAAAGCTTCGGTATAAAGGCGCTGAAAAACTTCCTGTATTTCGCCCAGTATGGTCGCCTGAACTATGCGGAAGAAACAACGAAACCTGCCGACAGTCCTTTCGAGGAAAATGTGGCCGCCATGCTGACAGCCCGGGGGCATACCGTGCGTAAACAAGTAGGAGCAAAAGGTTTTTATATAGATCTTGCCATCGTAGATCCTGCATATCCCGGCAGGTATTTGCTGGGAATCGAATGCGATGGCGCAGCTTATCATAGCGCCAGATCTGCAAGAGACAGGGACCGGCTCCGCCAGCAGGTGCTGGAGAATATGGGATGGCGTATCCATCGCATCTGGAGTACAGACTGGTTCCATCATCCGGAAGCAGAGCTGGCCCGATTGGAGCAGGCCATAGAAGAAGCAAAACAGGCAAGGGTTTCGGCTGATAAGGAAGCAGAAATAGTGCAACAGGACCTGGAAATGGAGCGGGAAGCAGTGGTCGCAACAGCTGAAGAAACCCCATTATATAAAATGGCCACGCTGCCAGAAGAAATAAAAGAACAGGAGCTACACCAAACGCCTATCGGACTATTGTGCAGCTGGATCCAGCAGGTAGTGGAAGTAGAAAGCCCTGTGCATTTTGATGAGGTTGCCCGCCGGATGGTAGAAGCTGCCGGTGTAACCCGCGTAGGGCCACGTATCCGTGAAGTGCTGCGCCATGCCGTTCGCCATGCAGATGCCGGTAAACGGATCAAAATAAAAGGACAATTCCTGTGGCATATTGATTTACCTGCGCCGTTGGTGCGTGACCGTAGTGAGCTGCCAGCCTCCGCCAGAAAAGTGAATTATATTTCGGTGGAAGAAGTAGGCGTAGCGCTGGAAAAGGTGGTCCGCAATGCCGTGGCCATACAACCGGAAGCCACGGTTCCTTTTATTGCCAGAATGTTTGGCTTCAGCAGAATGACAGAAGAAATGAAAGCCGATATGCTGAAGGCCGTTGTCGCCAATATCGACAGCCAGGTGGTACAACAGGAAGGAGAATTCCTGAAAATTTGA
- a CDS encoding ABC transporter permease, translating into MFRNYITIAWRNLIRYKLFTLINIAGLAVGLSSCWLLLLYVQHETSYENFLPQQQRIYRAVNTVNWTGGSMNVAVTSAPFGPVLQRDYEEVQSMTRILSDGGGTFEVNNKRFELPSVFFTDPVFFNIFQYHFIAGTAASALSTPDAMVITRETASKLFGSPENAMGKTIVAGAPAVCRVTGVIEDLPHNSHMQFQAVRPLAPGFDADGWQNFNLYTYLLLKPGADINTLTKKLAGFYDRYLKDHMGDGVSYHMILQPIHDIHLHSNLDYELGPNGNVTYVYIFLSAAILILLIACINYMNLATARAALRTKEVGLRKVLGSFRWQVAGMFLAESLVMVTFAGIIAMGIVWLSLPAFNQITGTTFSLWDFGVLKSWLAMVTIVLSTSLLAGIYPALVISGFRPVTSLKGLAGNRSQGIFRKVLVVFQFSAAIMLAASAVVAYRQLSYVTHTDLGFNSDQTLSFHLPSEASRYRIPAMKQQLLSNRLILGVAAASNPVGGNDIGSHGYFFEQDGKISESSLLAQNLFVDADFVKIMDIKIAMGRNFSDTGNADRYNTVIVNETLVKKMGWKDPIGKRVEQKIDNKGTRVSCNVIGVVKDFHTYSLQHKIAPLVLEMAPQQTMEDNLYVKVSKEDIPGALKYIESVYKDFDREHDFSYSFLDQNFAKQYVAERRQEKLFMIFTILALFIACLGLLGLAAFMASQRLKEIGVRKVLGASTISIVGLLSQDYLKLLIVAIVIAVPLSVWMMNTWLQHFAYHIQPGLGIFIITATSVLLMALLTVSFYAWKSALTNPAKSLKTLD; encoded by the coding sequence ATGTTTCGCAATTATATCACTATCGCCTGGCGTAACCTTATACGGTATAAGCTGTTTACGCTGATCAACATTGCAGGATTGGCGGTTGGGCTATCTTCCTGTTGGCTGCTATTACTTTATGTACAGCACGAAACCAGCTATGAAAATTTTCTGCCGCAACAGCAACGCATCTATCGTGCAGTAAATACGGTTAACTGGACTGGCGGAAGTATGAATGTGGCGGTAACCTCCGCACCCTTTGGCCCCGTGTTGCAACGGGATTACGAAGAGGTGCAATCTATGACACGTATACTATCCGATGGTGGCGGCACCTTCGAAGTGAATAATAAACGGTTTGAACTGCCTTCCGTATTTTTTACTGATCCGGTATTTTTCAACATCTTCCAATATCATTTTATAGCAGGAACTGCGGCATCAGCGCTCTCGACGCCTGATGCCATGGTGATTACAAGAGAAACCGCCTCGAAACTCTTTGGCAGTCCTGAAAATGCGATGGGTAAAACCATCGTGGCCGGAGCGCCGGCGGTTTGCCGCGTCACCGGTGTTATTGAAGACCTCCCACACAATTCGCATATGCAGTTCCAGGCGGTAAGGCCGCTGGCACCAGGCTTCGACGCAGATGGCTGGCAGAATTTTAATCTATATACCTATCTCTTACTTAAGCCAGGTGCGGATATTAATACATTGACAAAAAAGCTGGCTGGCTTTTATGATCGTTACCTGAAAGATCACATGGGCGATGGTGTCAGCTATCATATGATTTTACAGCCCATCCATGATATTCACCTGCATTCCAACCTGGATTATGAGCTTGGCCCTAATGGTAATGTTACCTACGTTTACATCTTCCTTTCCGCCGCCATACTGATTTTGCTGATTGCCTGCATTAATTACATGAACCTCGCTACGGCAAGGGCAGCCTTACGCACGAAGGAAGTAGGCCTGCGGAAAGTATTGGGTTCCTTCAGGTGGCAGGTAGCTGGTATGTTCCTGGCAGAGTCGCTGGTGATGGTGACGTTTGCCGGCATCATCGCCATGGGGATCGTCTGGCTGTCATTGCCAGCCTTCAATCAGATTACCGGAACTACTTTCAGTTTGTGGGACTTTGGCGTGCTGAAATCATGGCTGGCAATGGTAACCATTGTACTTAGCACAAGTTTGCTGGCAGGAATATATCCGGCGCTGGTGATATCCGGGTTCAGGCCTGTTACATCCCTGAAAGGCCTTGCTGGCAATCGTTCTCAGGGGATTTTCAGAAAAGTGCTGGTAGTATTTCAGTTTAGTGCGGCCATTATGCTCGCTGCCAGTGCTGTTGTAGCTTACCGGCAACTCAGTTATGTAACACATACTGATCTGGGTTTCAATTCCGATCAGACATTATCCTTTCATCTGCCTTCGGAGGCTTCCAGATACAGGATTCCGGCGATGAAGCAACAACTGCTGAGTAACAGACTGATATTAGGTGTAGCCGCAGCCAGTAATCCTGTCGGTGGCAATGATATCGGTTCTCATGGATATTTTTTTGAACAGGATGGCAAAATTTCTGAATCCAGCCTTCTTGCACAGAATTTATTTGTAGATGCAGATTTTGTGAAAATAATGGATATAAAGATTGCCATGGGTCGAAACTTTTCAGATACAGGGAATGCCGACAGGTACAATACCGTGATAGTAAATGAAACCCTTGTGAAGAAAATGGGTTGGAAGGACCCCATCGGTAAAAGAGTAGAGCAGAAAATTGACAACAAAGGCACGCGTGTATCCTGCAACGTTATAGGCGTAGTAAAGGATTTTCATACCTATTCGCTTCAACATAAAATAGCACCGCTGGTGCTTGAAATGGCGCCGCAACAAACCATGGAGGATAACCTGTATGTTAAGGTGAGTAAGGAAGATATCCCTGGTGCACTTAAATATATAGAAAGTGTTTATAAAGATTTCGACCGGGAGCATGACTTTTCCTACAGCTTCCTGGACCAGAATTTTGCGAAGCAATATGTGGCAGAACGCAGGCAGGAAAAGCTTTTCATGATTTTTACCATATTAGCCCTGTTTATTGCCTGCCTGGGTTTATTGGGATTGGCGGCATTCATGGCTTCTCAGCGTCTCAAGGAAATTGGTGTACGGAAAGTGTTGGGTGCTTCTACGATCAGCATTGTAGGCCTGTTATCGCAGGATTACCTGAAGCTATTGATAGTGGCCATTGTTATCGCGGTGCCGTTGTCTGTCTGGATGATGAATACCTGGTTGCAGCATTTTGCCTATCATATTCAGCCTGGACTTGGCATATTTATTATCACGGCTACGTCGGTGTTGTTAATGGCATTGCTGACAGTGAGTTTTTATGCCTGGAAATCGGCACTGACCAATCCGGCGAAGAGCCTGAAAACGTTGGACTGA
- the ygiD gene encoding 4,5-DOPA dioxygenase extradiol, with protein MDLHDFRNISDRFTNTDEMPVMFIGHGNPMNGIADNAFTRALGTMSKSLPMKPRAILVISAHWLTSGTHVLVSLQPKTIHDFGGFPEALYQVQYPAPGAPELAIETGKLITSTDVVEDNHWGLDHGAWTILRHMYPAADIPVYQLSIDYHQPPEYHFKLAAELKALRKKGVLIIGSGNIVHNLYQIVFSLHAKPFDWAISFDETVKKKLQQGAFNELVNYQQLGREAALAIPTNDHYLPMLYTLGLINKGEDIRFTYEEIQNASISMRCFQTV; from the coding sequence ATGGATCTACACGATTTCAGGAATATTAGCGACCGGTTTACCAATACCGATGAAATGCCGGTAATGTTCATCGGACATGGTAACCCCATGAATGGGATTGCTGACAATGCCTTTACGAGAGCATTGGGAACGATGAGCAAGTCCCTGCCCATGAAACCCCGCGCCATACTGGTAATTTCTGCGCACTGGCTCACCAGTGGCACCCATGTACTGGTATCACTACAACCCAAAACCATACACGATTTTGGCGGATTCCCGGAAGCGCTGTACCAGGTACAGTACCCGGCACCAGGCGCACCGGAACTGGCCATAGAAACAGGAAAACTCATCACCAGTACCGACGTTGTTGAAGATAACCACTGGGGGCTGGATCATGGCGCATGGACCATTCTACGGCATATGTACCCTGCCGCCGACATCCCTGTCTACCAACTGAGTATCGATTATCATCAACCACCTGAATACCATTTTAAACTGGCAGCGGAGCTAAAGGCACTACGAAAAAAGGGGGTACTGATCATTGGAAGTGGTAATATCGTCCATAACCTATACCAGATCGTCTTTTCACTGCATGCAAAACCCTTCGACTGGGCTATCTCCTTCGATGAAACCGTTAAAAAGAAATTGCAGCAAGGCGCTTTTAATGAGCTGGTCAACTACCAGCAACTTGGCCGGGAGGCCGCGCTGGCCATCCCAACCAATGATCATTATCTGCCAATGCTTTATACGCTGGGGTTAATAAATAAAGGGGAAGATATTCGTTTTACCTATGAAGAAATACAGAACGCCAGCATCAGCATGCGCTGCTTCCAGACGGTGTAA